The following proteins are co-located in the Triticum aestivum cultivar Chinese Spring chromosome 1A, IWGSC CS RefSeq v2.1, whole genome shotgun sequence genome:
- the LOC123059689 gene encoding selT-like protein isoform X1, with amino-acid sequence MAMDRVQLLLVGLPALLFISDLSHIFAPPPPHLRHPHGHPPHHPHPHPPHHPHPPHHPHPPHHHPHPPHHRHPDPAAAAIQQPNLEGGAGFGTTVELQFCASCSYKGNAMTMKRMLETSFPGINVFLHNYPPAFPKRVLSKIMPVIQVGAIATIMAGDQIFPRLGITPPPLFYLLRANRFGTMATIWLIGNFAQSFLQSSGAFEVYCNGDLVFSKLAEQRFPSEFELRDLIGSRLPPSPFGKNMGNVLS; translated from the exons ATGGCCATGGACCGCGTGCAgctcctcctcgtcggcctccCCGCGCTCCTCTTCATCTCCGACCTCTCCCACATcttcgcgccgccgcctccccaccTGCGCCACCCCCATGGCCACCCCCcgcaccacccccacccccacccgcccCACCATCCCCACCCGCCGCACCACCCGCACCCGCCGCACCACCACCCCCACCCGCCGCACCACCGCCAcccggaccccgccgccgctgccatacAG CAGCCCAATCTGGAGGGAGGAGCTGGATTCGGCACGACCGTGGAGCTGCAGTTCTGCGCCTCCTGCTCGTACAA GGGAAATGCAATGACCATGAAGCGCATGCTGGAAACATCATTTCCTGGCATTAATGTTTTCTTGCATAATTATCCGCCAGCCTTCCCCAAGCGGGTACTGAGCAAAATCATGCCAGTCATTCAAGTTGGAGCCATTGCAACAATAATGGCTGGTGACCAGATTTTCCCCAGACTTGGCATTACTCCACCTCCATTGTTTTACTTGTTGCGTGCCAATAGATTTGGAACCATGGCGACAATTTGGCTAATTGGCAATTTTGCCCAGTCTTTCCTACAAAGTTCTGGTGCCTTTGAAGTTTACTGCAATGGAGATTTG GTTTTCTCGAAACTAGCTGAACAGAGGTTCCCTAGCGAGTTTGAGCTGCGCGATCTCATCGGCAGCAGGCTGCCACCTTCTCCATTCGGGAAAAACATGGGAAACGTCTTGTCTTAG
- the LOC123059689 gene encoding selT-like protein isoform X2 codes for MAMDRVQLLLVGLPALLFISDLSHIFAPPPPHLRHPHGHPPHHPHPHPPHHPHPPHHPHPPHHHPHPPHHRHPDPAAAAIQPNLEGGAGFGTTVELQFCASCSYKGNAMTMKRMLETSFPGINVFLHNYPPAFPKRVLSKIMPVIQVGAIATIMAGDQIFPRLGITPPPLFYLLRANRFGTMATIWLIGNFAQSFLQSSGAFEVYCNGDLVFSKLAEQRFPSEFELRDLIGSRLPPSPFGKNMGNVLS; via the exons ATGGCCATGGACCGCGTGCAgctcctcctcgtcggcctccCCGCGCTCCTCTTCATCTCCGACCTCTCCCACATcttcgcgccgccgcctccccaccTGCGCCACCCCCATGGCCACCCCCcgcaccacccccacccccacccgcccCACCATCCCCACCCGCCGCACCACCCGCACCCGCCGCACCACCACCCCCACCCGCCGCACCACCGCCAcccggaccccgccgccgctgccatacAG CCCAATCTGGAGGGAGGAGCTGGATTCGGCACGACCGTGGAGCTGCAGTTCTGCGCCTCCTGCTCGTACAA GGGAAATGCAATGACCATGAAGCGCATGCTGGAAACATCATTTCCTGGCATTAATGTTTTCTTGCATAATTATCCGCCAGCCTTCCCCAAGCGGGTACTGAGCAAAATCATGCCAGTCATTCAAGTTGGAGCCATTGCAACAATAATGGCTGGTGACCAGATTTTCCCCAGACTTGGCATTACTCCACCTCCATTGTTTTACTTGTTGCGTGCCAATAGATTTGGAACCATGGCGACAATTTGGCTAATTGGCAATTTTGCCCAGTCTTTCCTACAAAGTTCTGGTGCCTTTGAAGTTTACTGCAATGGAGATTTG GTTTTCTCGAAACTAGCTGAACAGAGGTTCCCTAGCGAGTTTGAGCTGCGCGATCTCATCGGCAGCAGGCTGCCACCTTCTCCATTCGGGAAAAACATGGGAAACGTCTTGTCTTAG
- the LOC123154943 gene encoding uncharacterized protein has translation MPLLLQRLVAAVAAAAPLRRYLCTAVPRPPWAMVNSQAALDASGAPSQSARALVDLNSTPCVSHLSVPARLVAPHGDDMGSLVGIVRGASCDGLLLLDFIDARHRPLWPHEFAAARGGVEPEGELFVCNPLSGQLVRLPAPGMDVPKMGSTSFGLLTQSQGSHGPPDRYAVAQLSKSSRGGGECRRVVRRFLSETGEWDERPLVGVAEMDTARSMLINHEVLAFGDRLWWVDVAWGACSVDPFSDRPERRFAELPRSSVLPVSDSPTLSRYRRMGVSDGKLRYVQVSHGHKHDKWCVILSFSLDDETYSWALDQGVEITGRHDPCYVQIAAIDPFNADLVYLQHGSAVIAMDLAEGEEIWRGYLAKEFAFQKLLHCSLLVPCVLPTWLATSHIPSAGTLSSNKADCKRKSLADMLVRVDKC, from the exons ATGCCGCTCCTGCTCCagcgcctcgtcgccgccgtcgccgccgcggctcCCCTCCGCCGCTACCTCTGCACGGCGGTCCCACGCCCTCCCTGGGCCATGGTGAACAGCCAGGCGGCGCTGGACGCGTCAGGGGCGCCGTCGCAGAGCGCGCGCGCGCTCGTCGACCTCAACAGCACCCCCTGCGTCTCCCACCTCTCCGTCCCCGCTCGCCTCGTCGCCCCCCACGGCGACGACATGGGTTCCCTCGTGGGCATCGTCCGCGGCGCCAGctgcgacggcctcctcctcctcgacttcATCGACGCCCGCCACCGCCCCTTGTGGCCACACGAGTTCGCCGCGGCCCGCGGCGGCGTGGAACCGGAGGGCGAGCTCTTCGTCTGCAACCCTCTCAGCGGGCAGCTGGTCCGCCTCCCGGCCCCGGGCATGGATGTCCCCAAAATGGGAAGTACCTCTTTCGGCCTGCTCACCCAATCTCAAGGCTCACACGGCCCGCCTGACAGGTACGCCGTCGCTCAGCTCAGCAAAAGCAGTCGCGGGGGAGGGGAGTGCCGCAGGGTCGTGCGCCGGTTTCTGTCCGAGACAGGGGAGTGGGACGAGCGGCCGCTGGTCGGGGTGGCCGAGATGGACACTGCGCGGAGCATGCTGATCAACCATGAGGTGCTGGCGTTCGGCGACCGGCTGTGGTGGGTGGACGTGGCCTGGGGCGCCTGCTCCGTCGACCCCTTCAGCGACCGGCCGGAGCGCCGCTTCGCCGAGCTGCCGCGCTCCAGCGTGCTGCCTGTTTCTGATTCCCCGACGCTGAGCAG GTACCGGCGCATGGGGGTCAGCGACGGGAAGCTGCGCTACGTCCAAGTGTCCCATGGACACAAGCACGACAAGTGGTGCGTGATCCTTTCCTTTTCGCTGGATGACGAGACCTACAGCTGGGCGCTGGATCAGGGAGTTGAAATTACAGGTCGGCACGACCCTTGCTATGTTCAAATTGCTGCCATAGATCCATTCAATGCCGACCTTGTGTACCTCCAACATGGTAGTGCTGTTATTGCCATGGACCTGGCTGAGGGGGAGGAGATTTGGAGGGGTTACCTGGCCAAGGAATTCGCCTTTCAGAAGTTGCTCCACTGTAGTCTTCTTGTTCCGTGCGTGCTCCCAACATGGCTTGCCACAAGCCATATCCCTTCTGCAG GAACCCTTTCAAGCAACAAGGCCGATTGCAAAAGGAAGAGTTTGGCAGACATGCTGGTTCGCGTAGACAAATGCTAG
- the LOC123059678 gene encoding uncharacterized protein, with translation MLRRLAGAAAAPLRRCLCTASSRPPWALTYRMAALGASGAPSPAARASLDLHEPPCVTQLSVPAHLADGMDLAAASIQAASSDGLLLLDFAETGDWPEAIRDCGGSSKAIPGLAACAAAVDPGVRRFVCNPLSGQLFRLPVPSMDAALTTTPFGLLTQSHGPHGPPDRFVVAQLCLRERDGQRVVRRFRSETGEWDEPPLFVPSAAPAWRPMPNHEVVAFGDRLWWVDPFFGVFSVDPFSDRPEHGFVALPRPLPNFDIDAPLMLFRLLGVSEGKLRYVEMTTKEPFMLYSFSLDDEGSSWKLTHEKRLNLVFPDKSIPRECEMPWISAIDPFNANIFYFTHGDLVCEIDIDKGETGRSSFPDSITSRSYSSAFFVPVMLPTWIESYNLPCTGTLSSKATNATRKTLADILVRVDS, from the exons ATGCTCCgacgcctcgccggcgccgccgcggcgcCCCTCCGACGCTGCCTTTGCACGGCGTCCTCGCGCCCTCCCTGGGCCCTCACCTACAGGATGGCGGCGCTGGGCGCGTCGGgggcgccgtcgccggccgcgcGCGCGTCCTTGGACCTCCACGAGCCCCCCTGCGTCACCCAGCTCTCCGTCCCCGCCCACCTGGCCGACGGCATGGACCTGGCCGCCGCGAGCATCCAGGCCGCGAGCAGCGACGGGCTCCTCCTCCTCGACTTCGCCGAAACCGGCGACTGGCCCGAGGCCATCCGCGACTGCGGTGGCAGCAGCAAAGCGATACCCGGATTGGCCGCgtgcgccgccgccgtcgacccgggCGTCAGGCGCTTCGTCTGCAACCCTCTCAGCGGCCAGCTGTTCCGCCTCCCCGTCCCCAGCATGGATGCCGCGCTGACGACCACGCCCTTCGGCCTGCTCACCCAATCCCACGGCCCCCACGGCCCGCCTGACAGGTTCGTGGTCGCCCAGCTCTGCCTCCGGGAGAGGGACGGCCAAAGGGTCGTGCGCCGCTTTCGGTCCGAAACAGGGGAGTGGGACGAGCCGCCGCTGTTCGTCCCGTCCGCGGCTCCGGCTTGGCGCCCAATGCCGAACCACGAGGTGGTGGCGTTCGGCGACCGGCTGTGGTGGGTCGACCCTTTCTTTGGTGTCTTCTCCGTCGACCCATTCAGCGACCGGCCGGAGCATGGCTTCGTCGCGCTGCCGCGCCCGCTGCCCAACTTCGACATTGACGCGCCGCTGATGCTGTTCCGGCTCTTGGGTGTCAGCGAGGGGAAGCTGCGCTATGTCGAAATGACCACTAAGGAGCCGTTTATGCTCTACtcgttctcgctcgacgacgagggGTCGTCCTGGAAGCTAACACATGAGAAAAGATTGAACCTGGTCTTCCCTGACAAATCCATACCAAGAGAATGTGAAATGCCGTGGATTTCTGCAATTGATCCATTCAATGCCAACATTTTCTATTTCACACATGGCGACCTTGTTTGCGAAATCGACATTGACAAGGGGGAGACTGGGAGGAGTTCTTTTCCAGACAGCATCACATCTCGGAGCTACAGCTCTGCTTTCTTTGTGCCTGTAATGCTCCCAACATGGATTGAATCCTACAACCTCCCGTGtacag GAACACTTTCGAGCAAGGCGACCAATGCAACAAGGAAGACTTTGGCAGACATACTGGTTCGTGTTGACTCTTGA
- the LOC123154839 gene encoding cytochrome P450 89A2-like, producing the protein METSLLIAGALLLLSLVALLRNAAARRRLPPGPPALPLFGNLLWLRNSASDVEPLLLGLFKQYGPIVALRIGSRLSVFVADRHLAHKALVGAGVALADRPRAATSSLLGVTDNIITRANYGPVWRLLRRNLVSETLHPSRVKLFAPARAWVRRVLMEKLREEDTPDVMEAFQYTMFCLLVLMCFGERLDEPAVRAIEEAERAWLLYISRKLTVFFFVPAVTKHLFRDRLRVAHALRMRQRELFVPLIHARREYKRLVGEGRAPAKETTFEHSYVDTLLDVTLPEEGNRPLTDDEIVALCSEFLNAGTDTTSTGLQWIMAELVKNPAVQDRLYEEIKATCGEDGAEEVSEEKMDAATMPYLKAVVLEGLRKHPPGHFVLPHKAAQDMDVGGYLIPKGTTVNFMVAEMGRDEGTWDKAMEFAPERFLEAGDKLAAVDLYGSKGIKMMPFGVGRRICAGLSIAMLHLEYFVANMVKEFEWKEVAGHEVDLAEKREFTTVMANPLRPRLVPRN; encoded by the coding sequence ATGGAGACGTCGCTCCTCatcgccggcgccctcctcctcctctccctcgtcgcCCTGCTCCGcaacgccgccgcccgacgccgcctcccGCCGGGCCCGCCGGCGTTGCCGCTGTTCGGCAACCTGCTCTGGCTGCGCAACTCGGCGTCCGACGTGGAGCCCCTCCTCCTGGGCCTCTTCAAGCAGTACGGCCCCATCGTGGCGCTCCGGATCGGGTCGCGGCTGTCCGTCTTCGTGGCCGACCGGCACCTCGCGCACAAGGCCCTCGTGGGCGCCGGCGTGGCGCTGGCCGACCGCCCGCGCGCCGCCACCAGCTCGCTCCTCGGCGTCACGGACAACATCATCACCCGCGCCAACTACGGGCCCGTGTGGCGCCTCCTGCGCCGCAACCTCGTCTCCGAGACGCTCCACCCCAGCCGCGTCAAGCTGTTCGCGCCGGCGCGCGCCTGGGTGCGCCGCGTGCTCATGGAGAAGCTGCGGGAGGAGGACACGCCCGACGTCATGGAGGCGTTCCAGTACACCATGTTCTGCCTGCTCGTGCTCATGTGCTTCGGCGAGCGCCTGGACGAGCCCGCGGTGCGCGCCATCGAGGAGGCCGAGCGCGCCTGGCTGCTCTACATCTCCAGGAAGCTCACTGTCTTCTTCTTCGTCCCGGCCGTCACCAAGCACCTCTTCCGCGACCGCCTCCGCGTCGCGCACGCCCTGCGGATGCGCCAGAGGGAGCTCTTCGTGCCGCTCATCCATGCGCGGCGGGAGTACAAGCGGCTGGTCGGCGAGGGCCGGGCGCCGGCCAAGGAGACCACGTTCGAGCACTCGTACGTGGACACGCTGCTCGACGTCACGCTCCCCGAGGAGGGCAACCGCCCGCTCACCGACGACGAGATCGTGGCGCTCTGCTCCGAGTTCCTCAACGCCGGCACCGACACCACCTCCACGGGGCTGCAGTGGATCATGGCGGAGCTGGTCAAGAACCCGGCCGTGCAGGACAGGCTCTACGAGGAGATCAAGGCCACCTGCGGGGAGGACGGCGCGGAGGAGGTCTCggaggagaagatggacgcggCCACCATGCCGTACCTCAAGGCGGTGGTCCTGGAGGGCCTGCGCAAGCACCCGCCGGGGCACTTCGTGCTGCCGCACAAGGCGGCGCAGGACATGGACGTGGGCGGGTACCTGATCCCCAAGGGCACGACGGTGAACTTCATGGTGGCGGAGATGGGCCGGGACGAGGGGACGTGGGACAAGGCCATGGAGTTCGCGCCGGAGCGGTTCCTGGAGGCCGGCGACAAGCTGGCGGCGGTGGACCTGTACGGCAGCAAGGGGATCAAGATGATGCCGTTCGGCGTGGGGCGGAGGATCTGCGCGGGGCTGAGCATCGCCATGCTGCACCTCGAGTACTTCGTGGCCAACATGGTCAAGGAGTTCGAGTGGAAGGAGGTGGCCGGCCACGAGGTGGACTTGGCCGAGAAGCGCGAGTTCACCACCGTCATGGCCAACCCGCTGCGCCCGCGCCTTGTGCCCAGGAACTGA